A portion of the Tachysurus vachellii isolate PV-2020 chromosome 14, HZAU_Pvac_v1, whole genome shotgun sequence genome contains these proteins:
- the LOC132857222 gene encoding chymotrypsin A-like — MALLWILSCLAFIGATYGCGVPAISPVVTGYARIVNGEEAVPHSWPWQVSLQDSTGFHFCGGSLISEYWVVTAAHCNVRTSHLVILGENDRDSNAENIQVMKVEKSIRHPKYNPFTINNDVAVIKLASPAQLNTRVSPVCLAETSDNFPGGMKCVTTGWGLTRYNAANTPALLQQAALPLLTNTECQKYWGNKITDLMVCAGAAGASSCMGDSGGPLVCQKSGVWTLAGIVSWGSSTCSTSSPGVYARVSQLRSWIDATVASN, encoded by the exons ATGGCTCTCCTTTGGATTCTCTCTTGCCTTGCCTTTATTGGCGCAACATACG GTTGTGGTGTTCCTGCCATTTCTCCCGTGGTCACTGGATACGCCAGGATTGTGAATGGCGAGGAGGCTGTGCCCCACTCATGGCCCTGGCAAGTGTCCCTGCAG GACAGCACCGGCTTCCATTTCTGTGGTGGTTCCCTGATCAGTGAGTACTGGGTGGTGACTGCTGCTCACTGCAATGTCAG GACCTCTCACCTTGTGATCCTTGGAGAAAATGACCGCGACTCTAATGCAGAAAACATCCAGGTTATGAAAGTTGAAAAG TCCATCAGGCACCCCAAATACAATCCATTCACCATCAACAATGATGTTGCTGTGATCAAACTGGCCTCTCCTGCTCAGCTCAACACCCGTGTGTCCCCTGTGTGTCTGGCCGAGACCAGTGACAACTTCCCAGGTGGCATGAAGTGTGTCACAACTGGCTGGGGCTTGACCAGATACAATG CTGCAAACACTCCTGCTCTCCTGCAGCAGGCTGCTCTGCCACTGCTGACTAACACCGAATGCCAGAAATACTGGGGCAATAAAATTACTGACCTGATGGTCTGTGCTGGAGCCGCTGGTGCTTCCTCCTGCATG gGTGACTCTGGTGGCCCACTGGTGTGCCAGAAATCTGGAGTTTGGACCCTAGCTGGTATTGTCTCCTGGGGCAGTAGCACCTGCTCTACCTCCTCACCTGGAGTGTACGCTCGGGTCAGTCAGCTTCGCTCCTGGATCGATGCGACCGTCGCCTCCAACTAA
- the slc7a10b gene encoding asc-type amino acid transporter 1 codes for MHGAERQRNTKHKAEAQPSTMTDGGVKCDTIPERVTLKKEIGLLSACTIIIGNIIGSGIFISPKGVLEHSGSVGLALVIWTLGGGIAALGSLCYAELGVTIPKSGGDYSYVTEIFGGLVGFLLLWSAVLIMYPTTLAVIALTFSNYVLQPAFPNCVPPYMATRMLSTVCILFLTWVNCFSVRLATRIQDIFTVGKLLALGLIIAVGLFQIYKGNYQGLTPQVAFEFYKTPSVGQIALAFLQASFAFSGWNFLNYVTEEVVDPRRNLPRAIYISIPLVTVVYTLTNIAYFSSMSPDELLSSNAVAVTFGEKLLGMFSPIIPISVALSTFGGINGYLFTSSRLCFSGAREGHLPSLLAMIHFKSCTPIPALLVCCTATIVIMCIGETHNLINYVSFINYLSYGVTIAGLLYYRWKKPNLYRPIKVSLLVPVCYLLFWVLLLGFSLHSEPVVCGVGLVIMLTGVPVYFLGVHWKDKPKCIYKFIEWATYLGQRVFFVVFPQVDPIEDITPREWTDKSSAISKASGPF; via the exons ATGCATGGAGCGGAGCGGCAGAGAAACACCAAGCACAAGGCCGAGGCTCAGCCGAGCACCATGACAGACGGAGGGGTAAAGTGCGACACCATCCCGGAGCGAGTGACTCTCAAAAAAGAAATAGGACTTCTGAGCGCCTGCACCATCATTATCG gTAACATCATTGGCTCTGGGATCTTCATCTCTCCTAAAGGTGTCCTTGAGCACTCGGGTTCTGTTGGATTGGCACTGGTGATATGGACATTAGGAGGGGGCATCGCTGCTCTTGGCTCTCTCTGTTATGCTGAACTTGGGGTCACCATTCCTAAGTCCGGGGGAGACTATTCCTATGTTACAGAGATTTTTGGAGGCCTTGTTGG GTTCCTGCTTTTATGGAGTGCGGTACTGATCATGTACCCAACAACTCTGGCTGTAATAGCTCTGACTTTTTCTAACTACGTCCTACAGCCAGCCTTTCCCAACTGCGTTCCTCCTTATATGGCCACACGTATGCTCTCCACTGTCTGTATTT tattTCTGACATGGGTAAACTGCTTCAGCGTGCGTCTTGCCACACGGATCCAGGATATCTTCACTGTAGGGAAGCTCCTAGCACTGGGCCTCATTATAGCTGTGGGACTTTTCCAGATCTATAAAG GTAATTACCAGGGTCTTACACCACAAGTAGCGTTTGAGTTTTATAAGACACCATCGGTGGGGCAGATCGCACTGGCGTTCCTTCAGGCCTCCTTCGCATTTAGTGGATGGAACTTTCTCAATTACGTCACAGAAGAAGTGGTGGATCCCAGGAG AAATCTTCCACGTGCAATTTACATCTCCATTCCACTGGTGACCGTTGTGTACACGCTCACCAATATCGCCTACTTCTCCTCCATGTCACCTGATGAGCTGTTGTCCTCCAATGCTGTGGCTGTA aCATTTGGAGAGAAGCTGCTTGGAATGTTCTCACCAATCATACCCATCTCCGTGGCACTCTCCACGTTCGGAGGCATCAACGGCTATCTCTTCACCTCATCCAG GCTCTGTTTCTCTGGTGCGAGAGAAGGACATTTACCCAGCTTACTAGCTATGATTCACTTTAAGAGTTGCACCCCAATTCCAGCCCTTCTTGTCTGT TGCACTGCCACAATCGTTATCATGTGCATTGGTGAAACACACAACCTTATCAACTATGTGTCCTTCATCAACTACCTCTCTTATGGAGTCACTATTGCTGGCTTGCTGTATTACAGATGGAAGAAGCCAAACCTGTACAGGCCTATCAAg GTGAGTTTGTTGGTTCCTGTGTGTTACCTGCTGTTCTGGGTCCTGCTGCTGGGCTTCAGTCTGCACTCAGAGCCTGTGGTCTGTGGAGTCGGACTGGTCATCATGCTCACTGGAGTACCTGTATACTTTCTGGGAGTGCACTGGAAAGATAAGCCAAAGTGTATCTATAAATTCATTG aATGGGCCACGTATCTGGGTCAGAGAGTGTTTTTTGTGGTTTTCCCCCAAGTCGACCCCATTGAAGACATAACACCAAGAGAATGGACGGATAAGTCTTCTGCCATTAGCAAGGCCTCTGGACctttttga
- the faap24 gene encoding Fanconi anemia core complex-associated protein 24: MEPKPSAAVISCVPPYGHVVINAKWRGSTLVQHFKGTVKTVFEEQLGVVDLHLSNKSCILYVSESDLVAGNDYKRKIVRFRNANSNFCGIVLVEKTHLSEQYFSALQKFVVLELGLTLLHVPGPAEAAQLIAQMVHGESKENPFRRRSTARLLDPVVVSLVQQIPGVGKVKAMVLLQHFSSIHKICNVSVEELEPVVGQATAQNIWAFFHDILP, encoded by the exons ATGGAGCCGAAGCCTTCAGCAGCAGTGATTAGTTGTGTTCCTCCTTACGGACATGTTGTCATCAACGCCAAGTGGAGAGGATCCACATTAGTGCAGCACTTTAAAG GAACTGTGAAGACTGTCTTTGAGGAGCAGCTTGGTGTTGTGGACCTTCACCTCAGTAACAAAAGTTGTATCTTGTATGTGTCAGAGAGTGACTTGGTGGCAGGAAATGATTACAAGAGAAAAATTGTTAGATTCAGAAAC GCCAATAGTAACTTCTGTGGGATTGTTCTTGTGGAGAAGACTCATCTCAGTGAGCAGTACTTTAGTGCGCTGCAGAAGTTTGTGGTGTTGGAGCTCGGCCTGACCCTGCTGCATGTCCCAGGTCCTGCTGAAGCAGCACAGCTCATTGCACAGATG GTGCATGGAGAGAGCAAGGAGAACCCATTCCGTAGGAGAAGCACAGCTAGACTTCTGGACCCAGTGGTGGTGAGCTTGGTACAGCAGATCCCTGGGGTTGGCAAGGTGAAGGCCATGGTCCTACTCCAGCACTTCTCTAGCATCCATAAGATCTGCAATGTTTCAGTTGAGGAGCTGGAGCCTGTTGTGGGGCAGGCCACTGCTCAGAACATCTGGGCTTTTTTCCATGACATACTTCCATGA
- the bmb gene encoding protein brambleberry — translation MVQRPLISLDPWMLLVCVLALCDKTDAFFEWMKAAPSPVSVPPALPSPPATVPSDAPPFEMSVADEKLLAEAKLIDMSPLDSCHFRVVSQLKATCNNLSEEQLAKLGVALFNCQSEVEGRPTFLCTEEMSIKECTADMDSDTWNAYHIVSNRARSVCYATRQQQFRRQTELTVNALISTATNQLDTMKDLKEGQRELRDMTAASLDKLLEGHGALQLQQGALKEGQEQLDASISANLQRLAQEKALISTGQQLVAQLIQGITQRIEVVSEQLKGQGTDVQEGHQAILNDLAEVRGRAQEIYSKMELNLNGVLQQQNTTVQFYAELMRKLERMNSTLGYMLTYLDNMQSRLEDRLHMIQGYLGWAGLSLRAVWVCVMHAGYFLFSAVLLSFLQCPTFSRVSLLITVPINAISEVNQQSALDLVTLSLLLFTLSLARWFVLQLLWALSNLKGQKCSDVHAALSAPPLEKTPEKSTKPFYSPATSSTPLVELDCDLEPEVPFVGQDSFMTGDPCMVALSPSHTYGPPSHGCLSVGTPSHSTPRLKNRHNLGGAVLESITQRNLGGILDIVSKSRSSSPNQSVASNSSFSGRPLCGGITRLGQPCKKRALAGQDFCRIHEGGHDSYSHL, via the exons ATGGTTCAAAGACCTTTAATCAGTTTGGACCCGTGGatgctgctggtgtgtgtgttagctctgTGTGATAAAACAGACGCTTTCTTTGAATGGATGAAGGCGGCACCATCTCCGGTCTCTGTGCCTCCAGCTTTGCCTTCTCCTCCAGCTACTGTGCCGAGTGATGCTCCACCGTTTGAGATGAGTGTTGCTGATGAGAAACTACTGGCTGAGGCTAAGCTGATTGATATGAGTCCTCTTGACAGCTGCCATTTTAGG GTTGTTTCTCAGCTGAAAGCTACCTGCAACAACCTTTCAGAAGAACAGCTGGCAAAACTGGGAGTGGCTTTGTTCAACTGCCAATCAGAAGTAGAGGGACGTCCGACTTTCCTGTGCACCGAGGAGATG TCCATTAAGGAGTGCACTGCTGACATGGATTCAGATACATGGAACGCGTACCACATCGTCAGCAACCGCGCTCGCTCGGTGTGTTACGCCACACGTCAGCAGCAGTTTCGCAGACAGACCGAGCTTACTGTGAATGCCCTGATCTCAACAGCAACAAACCAGCTGGATACTATGAAGGACCTGAAG GAAGGTCAGCGTGAACTACGGGACATGACGGCCGCATCACTGGACAAGCTGTTGGAGGGTCACGGTGCACTACAgctccagcagggggcactAAAGGAGGGCCAGGAGCAGTTGGATGCTTCAATCTCTGCCAACTTGCAAAGACTGGCTCAAGAGAAGGCTCTGATCAGTACTGGGCAGCAGCTGGTGGCACAGCTTATCCAGGGAATTACACAGAGAATAG AGGTCGTCAGTGAGCAGCTGAAAGGACAAGGTACAGATGTGCAGGAAGGTCATCAGGCAATTCTGAATGACCTGGCTGAAGTCCGAGGGCGCGCACAAGAAATCTACAGTAAAATGG AGCTCAATCTGAATGGCGTCCTGCAGCAGCAGAACACGACAGTTCAGTTCTATGCTGAGCTCATGAGGAAGCTGGAGCGCATGAACAGCACTCTGGGATACATGCTGACGTACCTGGACAACATGCAGAGCAGGCTGGAGGATAGACTGCATATGATCCAAGGATACCTAGGATGGGCTG GTCTGAGTCTGCGTGCTGTTTGGGTCTGTGTGATGCATGCTGGATATTTCCTGTTCTCTGCAGTCCTGCTGTCCTTTTTGCAGTGTCCCACATTCTCCCGTGTCTCTCTGCTCATCACTGTGCCCATCAACGCCATCTCCGAGGTCAATCAGCAGTCGGCTCTTGACCTggtcacactctctctgctccTCTTTACACTCTCGCTGG CACGTTGGTTTGTGCTGCAGTTGTTGTGGGCCCTGTCTAACCTGAAGGGCCAAAAGTGCAGTGATGTTCATGCtgctctttcagctcctccactTGAGAAGACTCCTGAAAAATCAACAAAGCCTTTCTACAGTCCAGCAACGTCCTCAACACCTCTAGT AGAGCTGGACTGTGATTTGGAGCCTGAGGTGCCATTTGTAGGTCAAGACAGCTTTATGACAG GAGACCCGTGTATGGTGGCCTTATCTCCATCTCACACGTATGGGCCACCGAGCCATGGGTGTTTATCTGTAGGCACCCCCAGTCATTCTACCCCCAGACTGAAGAATCGACATAACCTTGGAGGA GCTGTTTTAGAGAGCATCACCCAGAGGAACTTAGGAGGGATCTTGGATATAGTCAGTAAGTCCCGGAGCTCCAGCCCCAATCAGTCCGTAGCCAGCAACAG CTCTTTCTCAGGGCGTCCTCTGTGTGGTGGCATCACCAGACTGGGACAGCCATGTAAGAAGAGGGCACTGGCAGGTCAGGACTTCTGTAGGATCCATGAAGGGGGACACGACTCCTACAGTCACCTGTAA